One Corvus moneduloides isolate bCorMon1 chromosome Z, bCorMon1.pri, whole genome shotgun sequence genomic window carries:
- the LYRM7 gene encoding complex III assembly factor LYRM7: MGSRGQVLKLFKLLHRTRQEVFKNDTKALEAARQKINEEFRNNRDEKSEEKINELLKIASDVEVILRTSVIQAVHTDSDKIVLIPRKDVLQDNTPYLDKPTKKQES, from the exons ATGGGGAGCCGCGGGCAG GTTTTGAAGCTTTTTAAGTTGTTGCACAGAACACGgcaagaagtttttaaaaatgatacCAAAGCCCTTGAAG CTGCAAGACAAAAGATAAATGAAGAATTCAGAAATAACCGAGACGAGAAATCTGAAGAGAAGATAAATGAg CTTCTGAAAATAGCTTCAGATGTTGAAGTGATTCTCAGAACTTCTGTTATTCAGGCGGTTCACACAGATTCTGACAAAATAG tacTCATACCCAGGAAAGATGTGCTACAAGACAACACTCCTTACTTAgataaaccaacaaaaaagcaagaatCCTGA